The proteins below are encoded in one region of Stieleria sp. JC731:
- the tssC gene encoding type VI secretion system contractile sheath large subunit gives MSSGETESQPEQQAEVTAEAGTSLLESAIAATKKTERSRAEELIKTLTEEALKGTVSFDKDVMRSINAAIAGIDAKMSKQLAAIMHNEKFQKLEGSWRGLQHLVMNSETGESLKIRVLNCGKRELFKDMDRAVEFDQSQLFKKIYEDEFGTPGGAPYGALIGDYEFTNHPEDVDLMSKVSGVAASAFCPFISATAPQLFGFDEWTELSKPRDLARIFESAEYTKWKAFRESEDSRFCVLTMPRTLARLPYGANTKTIDEFAYEEVPVGSKGESVHVEHDQFCWMNTAYVMGAKLTDAFAKTGFCTTIRGVENGGKVEDLPTYIFKADDGDTDLKCPTEIAITDRREKELSDLGFLPLCHFKNTDYSVFFGAQTCQKPTLYDRPEATANAAISARLPYIMATSRFSHYLKVLGRDKIGSFMEASDCEAWLDRWIHNYVTSDANPPADVRARYPLAEARVEVKEIPGKPGSYNAVAWMRPWLQMEELTTSMRMVASIPKLGG, from the coding sequence ATGAGTTCCGGCGAGACCGAAAGCCAACCAGAACAGCAAGCCGAAGTGACCGCCGAAGCCGGCACCAGTCTGCTGGAATCTGCCATCGCAGCGACCAAGAAAACCGAGCGTTCACGCGCCGAAGAACTGATCAAAACCTTGACCGAAGAAGCCCTCAAAGGCACCGTCAGTTTTGACAAAGATGTCATGCGATCGATCAATGCCGCAATTGCCGGCATCGACGCAAAGATGAGCAAGCAACTCGCTGCCATCATGCACAACGAAAAGTTCCAAAAGCTAGAAGGCTCCTGGCGCGGCCTACAGCACCTGGTCATGAACAGCGAAACTGGCGAATCGCTAAAGATCCGTGTGCTTAACTGTGGCAAACGTGAACTGTTCAAAGACATGGACCGCGCGGTCGAATTTGACCAAAGCCAACTGTTCAAGAAGATTTACGAGGACGAGTTCGGCACACCCGGTGGTGCCCCATACGGTGCCCTGATCGGTGACTATGAATTCACCAATCACCCCGAAGACGTGGACTTGATGAGCAAGGTCAGCGGGGTAGCGGCGTCCGCATTCTGCCCCTTCATCTCGGCCACGGCGCCACAGCTGTTCGGGTTCGACGAATGGACAGAACTTTCCAAACCACGTGACTTGGCCCGAATTTTTGAAAGCGCCGAATACACTAAATGGAAAGCCTTCCGCGAAAGCGAAGACAGCCGATTCTGTGTACTCACCATGCCGCGAACTTTGGCCCGTTTGCCCTACGGTGCGAACACCAAGACAATCGACGAATTCGCATACGAAGAAGTCCCCGTCGGCAGCAAAGGCGAATCGGTCCATGTCGAACATGACCAGTTTTGCTGGATGAACACAGCCTATGTAATGGGCGCAAAACTGACCGATGCTTTTGCCAAAACCGGTTTCTGCACCACGATCCGTGGCGTCGAAAATGGTGGTAAAGTCGAGGACTTGCCGACGTACATCTTTAAAGCTGACGACGGTGACACCGACTTGAAGTGTCCAACGGAAATCGCGATTACCGATCGCCGTGAAAAAGAACTCAGCGATCTTGGCTTCCTGCCGCTCTGTCACTTCAAGAACACCGACTACTCGGTCTTCTTTGGAGCACAAACTTGCCAGAAGCCGACCTTGTACGATCGCCCCGAAGCGACCGCCAATGCGGCCATCAGTGCACGCCTGCCTTACATCATGGCAACCAGCCGCTTCTCGCATTACCTCAAAGTGCTCGGTCGCGATAAGATCGGATCGTTCATGGAAGCGAGTGATTGTGAAGCTTGGCTTGATCGCTGGATTCACAATTACGTGACGAGCGACGCAAACCCTCCGGCCGATGTGCGTGCTCGTTATCCGCTCGCCGAAGCTCGCGTCGAAGTCAAGGAAATCCCAGGAAAGCCTGGTTCCTACAACGCGGTCGCTTGGATGCGTCCTTGGCTACAAATGGAAGAATTGACAACCAGCATGCGTATGGTTGCCAGTATTCCAAAGCTAGGCGGCTAA
- the tssB gene encoding type VI secretion system contractile sheath small subunit, translating to MAESQQQKLNRVRKPRVHITYEVETEGAQVVKELPFVVGVMGDFSGDPTSKLKPLKDRKFIQIDRDNFNDVLQRMTPGLNMRVENTLAGDGSEMSVNLDFQSMEDFEPANIVEKVEPLKKLMETRDKLRDLATKIDRSDDLENVLEQVLTNSEQLKQLSGELGVDASKDDE from the coding sequence ATGGCTGAAAGCCAACAGCAAAAGCTAAATCGCGTCCGAAAGCCTCGCGTACACATTACCTATGAGGTCGAGACCGAAGGGGCACAAGTCGTCAAAGAGTTGCCATTCGTCGTTGGCGTGATGGGTGATTTTTCTGGTGACCCGACGTCCAAGCTGAAACCCCTGAAAGATCGGAAGTTTATCCAAATCGATCGAGACAATTTCAACGACGTTCTCCAACGCATGACCCCCGGTCTGAACATGCGTGTGGAAAACACGCTCGCCGGCGACGGCAGCGAAATGTCGGTCAATCTGGACTTCCAATCCATGGAAGACTTCGAACCGGCCAATATCGTCGAGAAAGTCGAACCGCTAAAGAAACTGATGGAAACTCGCGACAAGCTTCGCGACTTGGCCACCAAAATCGATCGCAGCGACGACCTGGAAAACGTGCTCGAACAAGTGCTGACCAACAGCGAACAGCTGAAGCAACTATCCGGTGAATTGGGTGTCGACGCATCCAAAGATGACGAATAA
- a CDS encoding type VI secretion system protein codes for MGSAIRSFIDAVLYPFRLMARIPSSVISTPKRVLGLSLQTRAAVLLWLGLLFVAILWGIVRFYTDDREQFGGFLKMELPIVLLLCFAIPAVAWYALKLWLEGEPSQYPDLDRAWENALQAMKEHSIDPGETPIFMILGPGTVDNVNSFMASSNTQFPVRTPLGPAPIHVFANQQAIYVICTECCQLSKLIGAPRDATIVPDQMPGAPPPPFSPNATMDVSAMNSGGAFSGPPIPPAAANPGGSYSNEVRNTIAALNIPTPNQGAGGEMRGTMMVGDLSGGTRNPTAPQGGGIAGVSMTPSEASEATNRLAHLAKLFKQLRDPLCPINGVIVSTPFRFLADGSQEMVNQILIALKADMACLRGSLRIRCSVTHVVDSMEMETGFRELVRRVGAERSSVQRFGKGYGLWNLPNAQQLDAVVKHACGAFEDWSYLLFREGDGLNKAGNRHLYSLLCRIRSTFQPRLSHLIKSAYGINPSGPHLSDSEPLLFSGCYFVASGQMPDRQAFLASVFKKAQNEEEELEWGSEAVAEEDRMQAGVRALMVVNGALVATIIGLLIYHYNINA; via the coding sequence ATGGGAAGCGCCATTCGAAGCTTTATCGATGCGGTCCTGTATCCGTTCCGCCTGATGGCACGGATCCCCAGCAGCGTTATCAGCACTCCCAAACGTGTCCTTGGGCTGTCGCTGCAAACACGCGCAGCGGTGCTACTGTGGCTGGGCTTGCTATTCGTGGCAATCCTGTGGGGAATCGTCCGTTTCTATACCGACGACCGAGAGCAGTTCGGTGGCTTCCTGAAGATGGAATTGCCCATCGTCTTGCTGCTCTGCTTTGCGATACCCGCGGTCGCTTGGTACGCATTAAAGCTTTGGCTCGAAGGCGAACCGTCACAATACCCGGATCTGGATCGGGCCTGGGAAAACGCTCTGCAAGCGATGAAAGAGCATTCGATCGACCCCGGTGAAACGCCGATCTTTATGATCCTGGGTCCCGGGACAGTCGACAACGTCAACTCGTTCATGGCCAGCAGCAACACGCAGTTCCCGGTTCGCACACCGCTTGGCCCAGCCCCGATTCATGTTTTTGCCAATCAGCAAGCCATCTATGTGATCTGCACCGAGTGCTGCCAACTGAGCAAACTGATCGGTGCACCGCGTGATGCGACGATCGTTCCTGACCAAATGCCCGGTGCCCCACCGCCACCATTTTCGCCAAACGCGACCATGGACGTCAGTGCGATGAACAGCGGTGGCGCTTTTAGCGGTCCTCCGATTCCGCCGGCTGCTGCCAATCCGGGTGGCAGCTATTCAAATGAAGTTCGCAACACGATCGCGGCACTGAACATCCCGACTCCCAACCAGGGTGCCGGCGGTGAAATGCGTGGCACAATGATGGTGGGCGATCTGTCGGGCGGAACTCGGAACCCAACAGCACCCCAAGGCGGCGGAATCGCCGGTGTTTCGATGACACCGAGCGAAGCCAGCGAGGCGACCAACCGTTTGGCCCATTTGGCGAAACTGTTCAAACAACTTCGCGATCCGCTATGCCCGATCAACGGAGTCATTGTCTCGACACCATTCCGATTTTTGGCTGACGGTTCGCAAGAGATGGTGAACCAAATCCTGATCGCACTTAAAGCCGACATGGCCTGCTTGCGAGGCAGTTTGCGGATCCGCTGCAGCGTGACCCACGTTGTCGATTCGATGGAGATGGAAACCGGTTTCCGTGAACTGGTCCGCCGTGTTGGTGCCGAACGATCGTCAGTTCAGCGTTTCGGCAAAGGCTACGGTCTTTGGAACCTGCCAAACGCGCAACAACTTGATGCCGTCGTCAAACACGCATGCGGGGCTTTTGAAGACTGGTCGTATCTGCTATTCCGCGAAGGCGATGGCTTGAACAAAGCCGGTAACCGTCACCTCTATTCGCTGCTTTGCCGGATTCGATCGACCTTCCAGCCACGTCTGTCACACTTGATCAAATCGGCTTACGGAATCAATCCCTCAGGCCCCCACCTCAGCGACTCCGAACCGTTGCTGTTCAGCGGTTGCTACTTCGTCGCCAGTGGACAAATGCCAGACCGACAAGCCTTCTTAGCCAGCGTGTTTAAGAAGGCTCAAAACGAAGAAGAAGAATTGGAATGGGGCAGCGAAGCTGTCGCCGAAGAAGACCGGATGCAAGCGGGTGTGCGAGCACTGATGGTGGTCAACGGTGCTCTTGTCGCCACGATCATCGGTTTGCTCATCTATCACTACAACATCAACGCCTAG
- a CDS encoding sigma-70 family RNA polymerase sigma factor has product MSQPPEERPSVSELISEAQGLVRSLAMRVHRSLPIPMDLDDLIAYGQLGLAEAAQKYDPDEGVRFTTFAYYRVRGAIYDGVSKMNWTSRARLRRARFREMADDVLKSDASATAEGEPETPNENDADWLGRMSERLAIVYLASGEESSDATGALSDAPDRNEIPSKVVANREMQTTLRKLVAQLPADARRLITSIYFEGFSLTEAAERAGISKSWASRIHAKGLDQLAQSLRRSGND; this is encoded by the coding sequence TTGAGCCAGCCTCCGGAAGAACGACCGAGTGTTTCCGAATTGATCAGCGAGGCTCAAGGCCTGGTGCGCTCGCTCGCGATGCGTGTTCATCGGTCACTGCCGATCCCGATGGATCTGGACGACCTGATCGCCTATGGGCAACTGGGCCTGGCCGAAGCTGCCCAGAAGTACGATCCCGATGAAGGCGTTCGGTTCACGACGTTTGCATACTATCGAGTCCGCGGTGCGATCTACGACGGTGTTTCGAAAATGAACTGGACCAGTCGGGCACGACTGCGAAGGGCACGTTTTCGTGAAATGGCGGACGACGTTTTAAAATCGGATGCGAGCGCAACCGCCGAAGGTGAACCTGAAACACCAAACGAAAACGACGCCGATTGGCTCGGCCGAATGTCCGAACGGTTGGCAATCGTCTATCTGGCCAGCGGTGAAGAAAGCTCGGACGCTACCGGAGCCCTGTCCGACGCGCCTGATCGCAACGAGATTCCCAGCAAAGTCGTTGCCAACCGTGAAATGCAAACAACCCTCAGAAAGCTCGTCGCTCAGCTACCCGCTGACGCTCGACGGCTTATCACCAGTATTTACTTCGAAGGTTTTTCGCTGACCGAGGCCGCCGAAAGGGCGGGAATCAGCAAGAGTTGGGCAAGCCGAATCCACGCCAAAGGTTTGGACCAATTGGCACAATCTTTGCGCAGATCCGGTAACGATTGA
- a CDS encoding Hcp family type VI secretion system effector — protein sequence MAAYIKFDGVDGESKDKDHKGWSDLLSFGQAVHQPGGGGTGASRRRGDVIMEDLTCTKELDKASPKIAESVCKGKVYPKVEIDLTASYTDKGRVTYYKYTLTNVLVTSYNISGAGQSESVPVEDFSMNFEEIKVTYTENDSKGKKKGNVEYSWKVEEGES from the coding sequence ATGGCTGCTTACATCAAATTCGACGGTGTCGATGGCGAATCGAAAGACAAAGACCACAAGGGTTGGAGCGACTTGTTGTCGTTCGGCCAAGCGGTTCATCAGCCAGGCGGTGGCGGAACCGGAGCATCGCGTCGTCGCGGCGACGTGATCATGGAAGACTTGACCTGCACCAAGGAATTGGACAAGGCAAGTCCCAAGATTGCCGAGTCGGTTTGCAAGGGCAAGGTTTACCCCAAGGTTGAAATCGATCTGACTGCTTCCTACACCGACAAAGGCCGCGTGACTTACTACAAGTACACGCTGACCAATGTTCTGGTCACCAGCTACAACATCAGTGGTGCCGGCCAAAGCGAATCCGTTCCAGTTGAAGATTTTTCGATGAACTTCGAAGAAATCAAAGTGACTTACACAGAGAACGATTCCAAGGGCAAGAAGAAAGGCAACGTCGAGTACAGCTGGAAAGTTGAAGAAGGCGAAAGCTGA
- the tssK gene encoding type VI secretion system baseplate subunit TssK — protein MHNESVAWLEGMFLRPHHMQAAERSIDENARQQVSLDHGYNYGIRHISFSRDAIANGQFELSECQARLRDGTVIWIDAASQPDRVDLGKTGGASKRSLADAFDDVESIDVFLAVPKLRLGRANTLEETGGQHRFVSQSSSVADENAGGNEQEITTRSLNAQILLGTDNLGGYETLPIARIKRSGAAEAAPEIDHDYIPPVLGCDAWPELARDYVRAVYDIIGQKLEVLAQQVNTRGIMQGSPEAGDMNRLLMLTALNSGYAALRSLAFARGVHPHVAYTELCRIVGSLSIFRPDRRPGEVPLYDHDDLAKIFRWVREEIRSLITEVQEYKFERRDFIGAGRGQEVSLDQKWMGQGWEWYIGVQYERINSAQCRDFLVPGRLDWKLGKSEKVDFMFRYRQEGLNITETKAPRALPQGDNWLFYSVNKSGPAWEDLKSDDSPRLGVRFKEALITNLETLQGKKELQINVDGIEGTLRLSLFAVPVE, from the coding sequence ATGCATAACGAGAGCGTTGCTTGGCTGGAAGGAATGTTCCTTCGGCCTCATCATATGCAGGCAGCTGAGCGCAGCATCGACGAAAACGCCCGCCAACAGGTTTCGCTCGATCACGGATACAACTACGGCATTCGTCATATCAGCTTTTCGCGAGACGCGATTGCAAACGGGCAATTCGAATTGTCTGAATGTCAGGCGAGATTACGTGATGGCACCGTCATCTGGATTGACGCGGCGTCTCAGCCAGACCGCGTTGACCTCGGAAAAACCGGTGGTGCGTCGAAACGAAGCCTCGCCGACGCGTTCGACGACGTCGAATCAATCGACGTCTTTCTAGCCGTCCCGAAGTTACGGCTCGGTCGCGCCAACACGCTGGAAGAAACGGGCGGACAACACCGCTTTGTTAGCCAGTCCAGCTCCGTTGCGGATGAAAACGCAGGCGGAAACGAGCAGGAGATCACAACGCGCAGCCTGAACGCTCAAATCCTGCTCGGCACCGATAACCTCGGCGGCTATGAAACATTGCCGATCGCAAGAATCAAGCGAAGCGGCGCGGCCGAAGCGGCACCGGAGATTGACCACGACTACATCCCGCCCGTGCTCGGCTGCGACGCTTGGCCCGAACTGGCACGGGACTATGTTCGTGCAGTTTACGACATCATCGGCCAAAAACTCGAAGTCCTCGCCCAGCAAGTCAACACTCGGGGCATCATGCAAGGATCCCCCGAAGCGGGTGATATGAATCGACTGCTGATGCTGACGGCGCTCAACAGCGGTTACGCCGCGCTTCGTTCACTGGCGTTTGCGCGTGGAGTCCACCCTCACGTCGCCTACACCGAACTTTGCCGAATCGTCGGTTCGCTGTCGATTTTCCGTCCCGATCGACGCCCCGGTGAAGTCCCGCTGTATGACCATGATGACTTGGCAAAAATATTCCGCTGGGTTCGTGAAGAGATCCGCTCATTGATCACGGAAGTGCAGGAATACAAATTCGAGCGTCGTGACTTCATCGGCGCCGGACGAGGTCAGGAAGTCTCGCTCGACCAGAAATGGATGGGGCAGGGCTGGGAATGGTACATTGGGGTGCAATATGAACGGATCAACTCAGCCCAGTGCCGCGACTTTTTGGTCCCTGGTCGTTTAGACTGGAAATTGGGAAAAAGTGAAAAAGTCGATTTCATGTTCCGATATCGACAAGAAGGCCTGAACATTACAGAAACCAAAGCGCCTCGCGCACTGCCGCAAGGGGACAACTGGTTGTTTTACAGCGTCAATAAAAGTGGACCGGCTTGGGAAGACCTCAAATCAGATGACTCACCTCGGCTGGGTGTTCGATTCAAAGAGGCGCTGATCACCAACTTGGAAACTTTGCAGGGAAAGAAAGAATTGCAAATCAACGTGGATGGAATCGAAGGCACATTGCGGCTGAGCCTCTTTGCGGTTCCCGTTGAATAG
- a CDS encoding DotU family type IV/VI secretion system protein codes for MSPEFAKAVDPIFMYVSSVIDEIEINRSPNPEDVNAKVRGLLDAAENSLGSSEDWRLAKYALVAWVDDLLIEAAWDGSQWWEQNRLEFQIFNTTSAFSKFYEQSQKASQLPRKDALEVFYVCVVLGFRGLYGDPEATAQHEHFGVPPSLNEWARRTGMTIQLGQGRPPILEQGRPGMGAPPLEGKYLMISSVICCVLLSAITVGIARMVLAE; via the coding sequence ATGTCGCCTGAATTTGCCAAAGCGGTCGATCCGATTTTTATGTACGTCTCGTCGGTGATCGACGAGATTGAGATCAATCGAAGCCCCAACCCGGAAGACGTCAACGCCAAAGTCCGCGGCCTGTTGGATGCTGCCGAAAACTCGCTCGGCAGCAGTGAAGATTGGCGGCTAGCCAAATACGCGCTCGTCGCGTGGGTCGACGACTTGTTGATCGAAGCCGCCTGGGATGGCAGCCAGTGGTGGGAACAAAACCGGTTGGAATTCCAGATCTTCAACACCACCAGTGCGTTTTCGAAATTTTACGAGCAGAGCCAGAAAGCGTCACAGTTGCCACGCAAAGACGCGTTGGAAGTCTTCTATGTCTGCGTGGTGCTGGGATTCCGAGGACTTTACGGTGATCCCGAAGCCACCGCCCAGCACGAACACTTCGGCGTGCCCCCTTCGCTTAACGAATGGGCACGGCGTACCGGGATGACAATTCAGCTGGGCCAGGGACGCCCACCGATTCTGGAACAAGGCCGTCCCGGCATGGGTGCGCCACCGCTGGAAGGAAAATACTTGATGATCAGCTCGGTCATCTGCTGCGTGCTCCTGTCCGCCATCACCGTCGGAATCGCCAGAATGGTCCTCGCCGAATGA
- the tssA gene encoding type VI secretion system protein TssA, producing MRRKELGDDFETSPQLFGEVTENNHLASLFNERHLTMASEPTLDFDALLAPISDDSPTGDFLKRSDFERFQQAKDSRNEAVAIERKIREFALYSEDDLAELDAQGQSVQSPSPPDWRSVLKQCTEILANHSKDLWVATWLIEANTRINGIAGARDGFKLVADLSEQYWDGIYPPFDEDEGYADTVSQLTSLNGLEGAGTLISPIEEVELVPSYGALTYAAYREAVERGGGEVTENDFQNAARQVDLATLRTHESDIASAISEFSRMCDILEAKCQSDEHEDCTPPSSQIRRALQSVQQSFATLTRNLLSDGGSGEVTSEVAEDSDSTGMTSPATPKVDLAQAQVNNREDAFRMLMKASEFFRKTEPHSPVSYMLQQAVEFGRMDLPTLLQTLIRDEDVLKNFSDRVGVPIKEESYEDD from the coding sequence TTGCGCCGAAAGGAACTTGGCGATGATTTTGAAACTTCTCCGCAACTATTCGGTGAAGTGACCGAAAATAACCATCTCGCCTCACTTTTTAACGAACGGCATCTGACAATGGCATCCGAACCGACGCTTGATTTTGACGCCCTGCTGGCACCGATTTCGGATGACAGTCCAACCGGCGATTTTTTGAAGCGTTCCGACTTTGAACGTTTTCAACAGGCGAAAGATTCACGCAATGAGGCGGTTGCGATCGAACGCAAGATTCGTGAATTTGCGTTGTACAGCGAAGACGACCTTGCCGAACTTGACGCGCAAGGGCAAAGCGTTCAATCGCCCAGTCCTCCCGATTGGCGTTCCGTTCTCAAGCAATGCACGGAAATTCTGGCGAATCATTCCAAAGATCTTTGGGTCGCGACTTGGCTAATCGAAGCGAACACCCGAATCAACGGCATCGCCGGAGCGCGCGATGGGTTCAAGCTGGTCGCCGATCTAAGTGAACAGTATTGGGACGGGATTTACCCGCCGTTCGACGAAGACGAAGGCTATGCCGATACGGTCTCGCAACTGACCAGCCTCAACGGACTCGAAGGGGCAGGAACACTGATTTCCCCGATCGAAGAAGTCGAGCTTGTGCCCAGCTATGGCGCGCTGACCTATGCGGCCTATCGCGAGGCTGTCGAACGTGGTGGTGGTGAAGTCACCGAGAATGACTTCCAAAACGCCGCTCGCCAGGTCGACTTGGCAACGCTGCGAACCCACGAAAGCGATATCGCTTCGGCAATTTCAGAGTTCTCGCGAATGTGCGATATCTTGGAAGCGAAGTGCCAAAGCGACGAACATGAAGATTGCACGCCACCGAGCAGTCAAATTCGTCGCGCATTGCAATCCGTACAACAATCCTTTGCCACGCTGACACGAAATTTGCTCAGCGACGGCGGTTCCGGCGAAGTGACCTCAGAAGTCGCCGAGGACAGCGATTCGACCGGAATGACTAGCCCCGCGACACCTAAAGTCGACCTGGCACAGGCTCAGGTCAACAATCGCGAAGATGCGTTCCGCATGCTGATGAAAGCGAGTGAATTCTTTCGCAAAACAGAACCTCATTCGCCGGTCAGCTACATGCTGCAACAGGCAGTCGAATTCGGCCGAATGGACTTGCCAACGCTGTTGCAAACATTGATTCGTGATGAAGACGTCCTCAAGAACTTCTCTGATCGTGTCGGCGTGCCGATAAAAGAGGAGTCTTACGAAGATGATTGA